CGTAGCCGATCGCCGCGGGCGTGCCCGATTCCGGGGTCGCTATCACCAGGTCGGCCTCGACGGGCGCTTCCTTGGCGAGCTTGCGGCCCATCTCCACGCGGGAGAGGTACACGTTCCGGCCGGCGATGTCGGTGTCCGGGCGGGCCAGGTAGACGTACTCGAAGACACAGCCCTTGGGCTTCGCGTCCGCGAATCGGGAGGTTCGCAGGCCGTTCTCGTCGATGGCGACGAACTCGCCCGGCTCGATCTCCCGGACGTAGCTGGCGCCGCAGATGTCGAGGGCGGCGGACTCGGAGGCGACGACCCAGCCGCGCTCCAGCCGACCGAGGACCAGCGGGCGGATGCCCTGCGGGTCCCGGGCCGCGTACAGGGTGTGCTCGTCCATGAAGACGAGCGAGAAGGCGCCCCGGACCTTCGGGAGGACCGTGTGAGCGGCCTCCTCGATGGTCAGCGGCTTGCCGTCCTCGTCGACCTGGGCCGCGAGAAGCGCGGTGAGCAGGTCGGTGTCGTTGGTCGCCGCGACGCGCGGGGTGCGTCCGCCGTCCTGCTTGGGCAGGTCGGCGACCATCTCGGCGAGCTGGGCGGTGTTGACGAGATTGCCGTTGTGGCCGAGCGCGATGGATCCGTGTCCGGTCGCGCGGAAGGTCGGCTGGGCGTTCTCCCAGACGGAGGCACCGGTGGTCGAGTAGCGGGCGTGACCGACCGCGATGTGACCCTGGAGCGAACCGAGGGAGGTCTCGTCGAAGACCTGGGAAACCAGGCCCATGTCCTTGAAGACGAGGATCTGTGAGCCGTTGCTGACCGCGATTCCCGCGGATTCCTGGCCTCGATGCTGGAGGGCGTAGAGCCCGAAGTACGTGAGCTTGGCGACCTCTTCGCCCGGAGCCCAGACACCGAAGACGCCGCAAGCGTCCTGGGGGCCCTTCTCACCGGGGAGCAGGTCGTGGTTGAGTCGTCCGTCACCACGTGGCACGCCACCGAGTGTAGGCGAGGTCGACCACTGGTCCGAATTGGGGATACCGGACTTTCCGGTGGATCACCGCTCGGCGACGGCTCGCACACTCGTACCGTTTGCGCTGGTCAGCGTCAGGGTTTGGTGATCGACTCCGTACTTCAGCTTCCCGTCGAAAAGGCGCAGCAGCGTCTTCTCGCTGTCCATGAGTGAGTCTTCGCACATCATTCGGGTCGTGGCCGGGGGGCCGACGGTGATATGGCCGTCGCTGACCGTGGCCTTCGCGTTCACCTTGTTGCAGCCGAGGCTGCCGGAGACCGTGCCCTTCTTCGCGTCGAAGGTGAGGTGGGCCCGGCCGTCGGCGTCCGGGGTGGTGACGGTCCACTTGGTGCCGGCCAGCGGGGCGTCCTTCGCCTTGGTCAGGCGGACGGTGTCGCCGCCATCGGTGGTGAGGGTGAGGCGGTCGTCGTCCACCTTCGCCTTCAGCTCCTGGTCGGAGAAGGCCCGCGCGAGGGTCGTCTCGAACTCCATGGGCTTGTTCTCGCAGGCCATCTCGGTGGACCTGGTCTTGCCCAGCCGGACGCGGTCGCCGTCGACGGTGGCCTCGGCGCTGAACTCGTTGCAGCCGAGGCTGCCCTCGGCCCGGCCGTGGTCGAAGGTCACGTGGGCGCCGGTGGGGGCCTTCTGCGTCCTGCCGTCCGCGGTGACGCTGTCCACGCTCCACCGCACGCCGGTGACCGGCTTGTCGGCACCGACCGAGCCGCTGCCGCTGTCCGCCTTCTCGCTGCCGCAGGCCGCCATGAGCGGGACGAGCATGGCGGCGGCCGTCAGGGTCATGCGCTGCTTCTGCCTGTCCATGCCACTTCGACGGGGGACCCGGGGGGATCGGTTCCCCTTACGGCGGGGATTCCTTCTGATGCCAAGAGCATTCAGGCGAACGGGCGTCCGGTGCTCAGGCCAGCAGCGGCAGGAGGGCCGACAGGTCCGCGCGCTCCCCGCTCGCGCTGACCTTGGCGTCCCGGAGGGCCTCGGCCCAGGCCAGCCGCCCGGTGGCCAGCCGGATCCAGGTCAGCGGGTCCGTCTCGACGACGTTGGGCGGGGTGCCCCGCGTGTGCCTCGGCCCCGCCACGCACTGCACCACCGCGTACGGCGGCACCCTCACCTCCGTCGAACCGCCGGGCGCCTTCGCGGCGAGCGCGTCGGCCAGCAGCCGGGTGCAGGCGGCCAGGGCCTGCCGGTCGTAGGGGATGTCCAGGCCGGGGACGGCGGCGTTCAGGTCGTCGGTGTGGACGACGAGTTCGACCGTGCGGGTGACCAGGTAGTCGGCGAGCGGCAGGGCGCCGGCGCTGGTGGCGAGCAGCCGGGTGCCGGGGTGGGCGGCGAGGTCGGCGGTGAAGCGCTCCTCGACGGCCGCGAGGTGGGCGGCCGGGTCGGGGTGGCTGCCGGCCGGCTCGCGGGCGTGGGCGGCGATGTCCGGGGCGTCGGCCGCGATCGCGGCGGGCCAGTCGAGCAGCGTGCCGTCCTGCTTGGCCGGCTCCGGCAGGCCGGTCAGCCGGGAGACCGCCGCGAGGCTCATCCCGACGTGGGCCACCAGCTCGCGGACGGTCCAGTCGCCCAGCCGGGTGGGCAGGGCGAGCTGCTCGGCGGTGAGCCCGGCGGCAGCGGACCGCACGTTCCCGAACTGGGCGAGCACCGCCGTGCGGATCTTGGCGGGGTCGTAGCTGCGGGTGCGCTTCCTGGCCGGTGGCATGGGGGTCAGCCTAAGCGGGGGCTGTGACAGTCAGGGGGGCTCGGAGGTCTCCGGGGGTGCCCGCCGGTCCGGGTACGGCGAAGCCCCCGTCCGGCTGACCCGGGCGGGGGCTTCGGCGTGGTCGCCTACTTCAGCAGCGCCGGGATCGTGCCCTCGTGCGTCTCGCGCAGCTCGGCCAGGGTGAGCGCGAACTCGCCCTGGACGTCCACGACATCACCGTCGACGACACCGATGCGGGTGACCGGGAGGCCCCGCGCACCGCACATGTCGTTGAAACGGACCTCCTCGGAGCGCGGCACGGCCACCACGGCGCGGCCCGCCGACTCGGAGAAGAGGAAGGTGAAGGCGTCCAGACCGTCCGGGACGATCAGGCGGGCGCCCTTGCCGCCCAGCAGCGCCGACTCGACGACCGCCTGGATCAGACCGCCGTCGGACAGGTCGTGCGCGGAGTCGATCATGCCGTCGCGGGAGGCGGAGATCAGGATCTCGGCCAGCAGGCGCTCGCGCTCCAGGTCGACCTTCGGGGGCAGTCCGCCCAGGTGGTCGTGGACGACCTGGGACCAGGCCGAGCCGCCGAACTCCTCACGCGTGTCGCCGAGGAGGTAGAGCAGCTGCCCCTCCTCCTGGAAGGCGACCGGCGTGCGGCGGGCCACGTCGTCGATGACGCCGAGGACCGCGACGACCGGCGTCGGGTGGATGGCCGCCTCGCCCGTCTGGTTGTAGAGCGAGACGTTGCCGCCGGTCACCGGCGTGCCGAGCTGCTGGCAGGCGTCCGCCAGACCGCGCACGGCCTCCGCGAACTGCCACATCACCGCCGGGTCCTCGGGCGAGCCGAAGTTCAGGCAGTCGGAGACGGCCAGCGGCTTGGCGCCGGTGGTGGCGACGTTGCGGTACGCCTCCGCCAGGGCCAGCTGGGCGCCGTGGTACGGGTCGAGCTTGGCGTACCGGCCGTTGCCGTCCGTGGCGATGGCCACGCCCAGGCCGGTCTCCTCGTCGATCCGGATCATGCCGGAGTCCTCGGGCTGGGCGAGGACGGTGTTGCCCTGCACGAAGTGGTCGTACTGGCTGGTGATCCAGGACTTGGAGGCCTGGTTCGGGGAGCCGACCAGCTTGAGGACCTGGTCCTTCAGCTCCTCGGAGGTCGCCGGGCGCGGCAGCTTGTTCGCGTCGTCGGCCTGGAGGGTGTCCTGCCAGTCGGGACGGGCGTACGGGCGCTCGTAGACCGGGCCCTCGTGGGCGACCGTGCGCGGGTCGACGTCGACGATCTTGCCGCCGTGCCAGTAGATCTCCAGGCGGTCGCCGTCGGTCACCTCACCGATGACGGTGGCGATGACGTCCCACTTGTCGCAGATCTCCAGGAAGCGGTCGACCTTCTCCGGCTCGACGACCGCGCACATGCGCTCCTGCGACTCGCTCATGAGGATCTCCTCGGGCGAGAGCGTGGAGTCGCGCAGGGGGACGTCGTCCAGGGTGACGCGCATGCCGCCGGAGCCGTTGGAGGCGAGCTCGGAGGTGGCGCAGGACAGGCCCGCCGCGCCGAGGTCCTGGATGCCGACGACGAGCTTCTCCTGGAAGGCCTCCAGGGTGCACTCGATGAGGAGCTTCTCCTGGAAGGGGTCGCCGACCTGGACGGCCGGGCGCTTCGAGGGCTTGGCGTCGTCGAAGGTCTCGGAGGCGAGGATCGAGGCGCCGCCGATGCCGTCGCCGCCGGTCCGGGCCCCGTAGAGGATGACCTTGTTGCCGGCGCCGGACGCCTTGGCGAGGTGGATGTCCTCGTGCCGCATGACGCCGATGGCACCGGCGTTGACCAGCGGGTTGCCCTGGTAGCAGGCGTCGAAGACGACCTCGCCGCCGATGTTGGGCAGGCCCAGGCAGTTGCCGTAGCCGCCGATGCCCGCGACGACACCTGGCAGGACGCGCTTGGTGTCGGGGTGGTCGGCGGCGCCGAAGCGCAGCGGGTCGACGACCGCGACCGGGCGGGCGCCCATGGCGATGATGTCGCGCACGATGCCGCCGACACCGGTGGCCGCGCCCTGGTAGGGCTCGACGTACGACGGGTGGTTGTGCGACTCGACCTTGAAGGTGACCGCGTAGCCCTGGCCGACGTCCACGACACCGGCGTTCTCGCCGATGCCGACGAGCATCGCGTCGGACTCGGGGGCCTTCTCGCCGAACTGGCGCAGGTGGACCTTGCTGCTCTTGTACGAGCAGTGCTCCGACCACATCACCGAGTACATGGCGAGCTCGGCCCCGGTGGGCCGGCGGCCGAGGATCTCGACCACGCGCTCGTACTCGTCCTTCTTCAGACCCAGTTCGGCCCAGGGCAGCTCGACGTCGGGGGTCGCGGCCGCGTGCTCGACCGTGTCCAGAGGCGTCCGGCTCATGCGTTGACCAGCTTCTTGAGGATCGAGGTGAAGAACGGGAGGCCGTCGGTGCGGCCGGTGCCGATCAGCGGCTCGACGGCGTGCTCGGGGTGCGGCATGAGGCCGACCACGTTCCCGGCCTCGTTGGTGACGCCGGCGATGTCCCGCTGCGAGCCGTTGGGATTGCCGTATCCATCAGCGGCTTCGCCGCGGACCAGGTACCGGAAGGCGACACGGCCCTCGGCCTCCAGCTGGTCGAGCGTGTACGCGTCGGCGACGTACTGCCCGTCGTTGTTCTTCAGCGGGATGGAGATCTCCTGGCCGGCCGTGTAGTCGGTGGTCCAGGCGGTCTCGGCGTTCTCCACGCGGAGCTTCTGGTCGCGGCAGATGAAGTGCAGATGGTCGTTGCGCAGCATCGTGCCCGGCAGCAGGTGGGCCTCGGTGAGGATCTGGAAGCCGTTGCAGATGCCGAGCACCGGCAGACCGGCCTTCGCCTGCTCCAGCAGGGGCTCCATCACCGGCGAGAAGCGGGCGATGGCCCCGGCGCGCAGATAGTCGCCGTAGGAGAAGCCGCCGCACAGCACCACGGCGTCGACCTGCTTGAGGTCCTTGTCCTTGTGCCACAGGGCGACCGGCTCGGCGCCGGCGACGCGGATCGCGCGCTGTGTGTCACGGTCGTCCAGACTGCCGGGAAAAGTGACGACGCCAATACGAGCGGTCACTTCGCGGCCTCCGCGACTTCCTCGACCCGGATCGAGAAGTCCTCGATCACGGTGTTCGCGAGGAAGGACTCCGCAAGATCATGAATGCGGGCGAGGGCGGCCTCGTCGACCGGCCCGTCAACTTCCAGTTCGAAACGCTTTCCCTGGCGGACGTCCGAGATCCCGTCGAAACCCAGCCGCGGCAGTGCGCGCTGCACCGCCTGGCCCTGGGGGTCGAGGATCTCCGGCTTGAGCATGACGTCGACTACGACGCGTGCCACTGGCACTCCCGGTGTGTGGTGCTGAGCAGGTTCCTTCAGACTACCCGCACAAAATTTCTACGCGCGTTGACTTGTAGGAAACTACGTGACCGTCATCACGATCCGGCATCGACGGACCCACGCACGAAATTTTCGGGAAAGATTCCGGATCGACACCCGGGATCTATTGCGCCCGCCCGTCTCCCACCGCCACCCTTCCAACGAAGTCGCTCCGCTCCCCTTCTTGCTTTTGGACACGCAGAAGGATTTAGTCGGGCTTCACAATGTATTGCCGGGCACTGTACAAATGAATTGGCATAGTGCCGCATGAAGGGACCGATATTCGTGGCGCAGAAGGTCGTGGTCACTCTCTTTGACGACATCGACGGCTCGGAAGCGACGGAAACGATCGCCTTCGGACTGGACGGCAAGTCGTACGAGATCGACCTGAGCGAAGTCAACGCCGGAGAACTGCGGAAGGCGCTCGCGCCCTACGTGGAAGCCGGCCGCAAGCGGTCCCGCTCGGGCAAGGCCTACCGGCAGACGGAGGTCGCCCCCGACCCGTCGGCCGTGCGCGCCTGGGCCCAGGCCAACAAGATGGAGGTCCCCGCGCGCGGGCGCATCCCCAAGAAGGTCTACGAGGCGTTCACCGCCGCGCAGTGACGGCCCGTCGGGACCGGCCCGGCGCCCGCCCACTCGCCCCTCGCGGCAACCGACTTGCGCAGCACCCCGGCTGATCAGCTAGAGTCTGGAGCACGCCGAGGGGCGAGGCCGAAAGGCCCGGCTCACGGAAACATGCGGGTGTAGTTCAGTAGTAGAACATCCCCCTTCCAGGGGGAAGGCGCAGTGTGCGATTCCTGTCACCCGCTCTGCATCGCCGTACCGGCCACTGTCGTGGATCAGGTAGGCTGGTGCCCGCACCGGTCAGTGAAAGCTGATCGGGAGCACATGCGGACGTAGCTCAGTTGGTAGAGCGCAACCTTGCCAAGGTTGAGGTCGCGAGTTCGAACCTCGTCGTCCGCTCGGGAAAGAAGCCCCGGTCCATCAGGACCGGGGCTTCTTCGTGTGCCGCGCCCCGCTTCTGACATTTGTCATGCCGAGTGATGACAGCGCGCACTGCTTGCGGGCCCGAACGGCCGGGACGCTTGGAGCATGGAAACCAACGGACACGAACACGTGATTGAGGTCACTGACCTGCGACGTGTGTACGGGGGCGGGTTCGAGGCGGTCCGCGGAATCAGCTTCTCCGTCCGGCGCGGGGAAATCTTCGCGCTGCTCGGCACCAACGGCGCGGGCAAGACGTCGACGGTCGAACTCCTGGAAGGCCTCGCGCAGCCGGCCGGCGGACGGGTACGCGTCCTCGGGCACGACCCCTACACCGACCGGGCCGCCGTACGGCACCGCACCGGCGTGATGCTCCAGGAGGGCGGCTTCCCCTCCGAGCTCACCGTCGCCGAGACCGCGCGGATGTGGGCGGGCTGCGTGAGCGGGGCCCGGCCGCCCGCGGAGGTACTGGCGCTGGTCGGCCTGGAGGCGAAGGCCGGCACGCGGGTCAAGCAGCTGTCCGGCGGCCAGCGGCGCCGCCTCGACCTGGCCCTCGCCCTGCTCGGCGACCCCGAGGTGCTCTTCCTCGACGAGCCGTCCACCGGGCTGGACGCC
The Streptomyces tuirus genome window above contains:
- a CDS encoding histone-like nucleoid-structuring protein Lsr2 — encoded protein: MAQKVVVTLFDDIDGSEATETIAFGLDGKSYEIDLSEVNAGELRKALAPYVEAGRKRSRSGKAYRQTEVAPDPSAVRAWAQANKMEVPARGRIPKKVYEAFTAAQ
- the purF gene encoding amidophosphoribosyltransferase — its product is MPRGDGRLNHDLLPGEKGPQDACGVFGVWAPGEEVAKLTYFGLYALQHRGQESAGIAVSNGSQILVFKDMGLVSQVFDETSLGSLQGHIAVGHARYSTTGASVWENAQPTFRATGHGSIALGHNGNLVNTAQLAEMVADLPKQDGGRTPRVAATNDTDLLTALLAAQVDEDGKPLTIEEAAHTVLPKVRGAFSLVFMDEHTLYAARDPQGIRPLVLGRLERGWVVASESAALDICGASYVREIEPGEFVAIDENGLRTSRFADAKPKGCVFEYVYLARPDTDIAGRNVYLSRVEMGRKLAKEAPVEADLVIATPESGTPAAIGYAEASGIPFGAGLVKNAYVGRTFIQPSQTIRQLGIRLKLNPLKEVIKGKRLVVVDDSIVRGNTQRALVRMLREAGAAEVHIRISSPPVKWPCFFGIDFATRAELIANGMTIDEIGTSLGADSLAYISIDGMIEATTIAKPNLCRACFDGEYPMELPDPELLGKQLLETELAAGPAATAAADAIRRP
- a CDS encoding ABC transporter ATP-binding protein gives rise to the protein METNGHEHVIEVTDLRRVYGGGFEAVRGISFSVRRGEIFALLGTNGAGKTSTVELLEGLAQPAGGRVRVLGHDPYTDRAAVRHRTGVMLQEGGFPSELTVAETARMWAGCVSGARPPAEVLALVGLEAKAGTRVKQLSGGQRRRLDLALALLGDPEVLFLDEPSTGLDAEGRRATWELVSALRDGGTTVLLTTHYLEEAENLADRLAIMHEGRIATTGTPAEVTAAEPSRISFELPDGYFVGDLPPLAELGVTGHETDGRIVRLRTHELQRSATALLMWAAQARVELRRLDVRSASLEEAFLGIAKDTSAQQATGMTTKEYAA
- the purS gene encoding phosphoribosylformylglycinamidine synthase subunit PurS; its protein translation is MARVVVDVMLKPEILDPQGQAVQRALPRLGFDGISDVRQGKRFELEVDGPVDEAALARIHDLAESFLANTVIEDFSIRVEEVAEAAK
- a CDS encoding META domain-containing protein; translated protein: MDRQKQRMTLTAAAMLVPLMAACGSEKADSGSGSVGADKPVTGVRWSVDSVTADGRTQKAPTGAHVTFDHGRAEGSLGCNEFSAEATVDGDRVRLGKTRSTEMACENKPMEFETTLARAFSDQELKAKVDDDRLTLTTDGGDTVRLTKAKDAPLAGTKWTVTTPDADGRAHLTFDAKKGTVSGSLGCNKVNAKATVSDGHITVGPPATTRMMCEDSLMDSEKTLLRLFDGKLKYGVDHQTLTLTSANGTSVRAVAER
- the purL gene encoding phosphoribosylformylglycinamidine synthase subunit PurL; this encodes MSRTPLDTVEHAAATPDVELPWAELGLKKDEYERVVEILGRRPTGAELAMYSVMWSEHCSYKSSKVHLRQFGEKAPESDAMLVGIGENAGVVDVGQGYAVTFKVESHNHPSYVEPYQGAATGVGGIVRDIIAMGARPVAVVDPLRFGAADHPDTKRVLPGVVAGIGGYGNCLGLPNIGGEVVFDACYQGNPLVNAGAIGVMRHEDIHLAKASGAGNKVILYGARTGGDGIGGASILASETFDDAKPSKRPAVQVGDPFQEKLLIECTLEAFQEKLVVGIQDLGAAGLSCATSELASNGSGGMRVTLDDVPLRDSTLSPEEILMSESQERMCAVVEPEKVDRFLEICDKWDVIATVIGEVTDGDRLEIYWHGGKIVDVDPRTVAHEGPVYERPYARPDWQDTLQADDANKLPRPATSEELKDQVLKLVGSPNQASKSWITSQYDHFVQGNTVLAQPEDSGMIRIDEETGLGVAIATDGNGRYAKLDPYHGAQLALAEAYRNVATTGAKPLAVSDCLNFGSPEDPAVMWQFAEAVRGLADACQQLGTPVTGGNVSLYNQTGEAAIHPTPVVAVLGVIDDVARRTPVAFQEEGQLLYLLGDTREEFGGSAWSQVVHDHLGGLPPKVDLERERLLAEILISASRDGMIDSAHDLSDGGLIQAVVESALLGGKGARLIVPDGLDAFTFLFSESAGRAVVAVPRSEEVRFNDMCGARGLPVTRIGVVDGDVVDVQGEFALTLAELRETHEGTIPALLK
- a CDS encoding maleylpyruvate isomerase family mycothiol-dependent enzyme, whose translation is MPPARKRTRSYDPAKIRTAVLAQFGNVRSAAAGLTAEQLALPTRLGDWTVRELVAHVGMSLAAVSRLTGLPEPAKQDGTLLDWPAAIAADAPDIAAHAREPAGSHPDPAAHLAAVEERFTADLAAHPGTRLLATSAGALPLADYLVTRTVELVVHTDDLNAAVPGLDIPYDRQALAACTRLLADALAAKAPGGSTEVRVPPYAVVQCVAGPRHTRGTPPNVVETDPLTWIRLATGRLAWAEALRDAKVSASGERADLSALLPLLA
- the purQ gene encoding phosphoribosylformylglycinamidine synthase subunit PurQ; this encodes MTARIGVVTFPGSLDDRDTQRAIRVAGAEPVALWHKDKDLKQVDAVVLCGGFSYGDYLRAGAIARFSPVMEPLLEQAKAGLPVLGICNGFQILTEAHLLPGTMLRNDHLHFICRDQKLRVENAETAWTTDYTAGQEISIPLKNNDGQYVADAYTLDQLEAEGRVAFRYLVRGEAADGYGNPNGSQRDIAGVTNEAGNVVGLMPHPEHAVEPLIGTGRTDGLPFFTSILKKLVNA